The window CGTCCCGCGCACCCGCACCGCCGCGTTGGCGACGTCGAGCGCGGCGAACTGCCCGGCGAGGTCGGCATAGGCGCTTGCGATCCCGGTGGTCAGCATCAGCCGCGCCTGCGCCGCATCGACCCGCGCCGCCTCGACCTCCGAGGTCGCCGCCGCCAGCGCCGCGCGGTTTTTGCCCCACAGGTCGAGGTCGAAACCGAAGGTCGCGGCGATATGCCCCGTATCCTGAATCCCGTCGGGCACGAACTGCGGCGGAATGCCCAGATTCTTGCTCTGCTGGGTGCCGCCGGCGCTGCCCTCGACGCCAATGCGCGGGCCGAGCGCCGCGCCCGCCTGCTGCGCCAGCGCATCGGCGGCGCGCACCCGCGCCGCGGCGATCGCGACGTCGGGCGATCCGGCCAGCCCTTCGTCGATCAGCGCGGTCAGCTGCGCATCGCCGAACCCCTGCCACCAGCCCTCGACCGGCCACGCGCCCGCCGCATCGGCAAAGGAGGCGCTCGACGCCAGCGACTCGGGCGCGACGGGAACCGGCTTCGGCCCGACGTCGGGGGTCGCAACGCAGCCCGCGAGCAGGCCGAAAACAGCGGTGACAAGAATTATTCTGCGGGGCATGGCATCCAACGATACTAGCTGGTATCATGCGCCATTGAACTGTGGACGATAAGTTGTCAATCGAAATGATACCAGACAGTACGACTACTTTGGACGATGCCGCTGCGGCGCGGCGCAAGGCCTTTGTCGACGCCGCGCGCGCGCTATTTTTGGCGAACGGCTATAGCGGCACCACCATGTCGTCGATCGCCGCCAAGGTCGGCGGGTCGAAGACGACGCTCTGGACCTATTTCCCGTCAAAGGAGGACCTGTTCGCGGCGGTGGTCGACGAAATCGTCGGCGAATATGGCACTGCGCTGCACGTCGACTTGCCGGTCGACCAGCCGGTGGTCGAGGTGCTGACGCGCTTCGGCAATGTGCTGATGGCGGCGCTGGTCACCACCCCGCTGCTGTCGTTGTTTCGCCTCGTCGTCGGCGAGGCCGAGCGCTTTCCGCATCTCGCCGAAACCTTTTACGAGCGCGGCCCGCGTCGCGGCAAGGCCCGCGCCGCCATCTGGGTCGCCGCCAAGATGGCGCGCGGCGAATTGCGCACGGGCGACCCGATGCAGGCGGTCCGCCATTTCGCCGGGCTGTGCCAGTCGGGGATCTACCAGCACGCGGTGCTCGGCCTTCCCGAAGGCCGCGAAACCGACCGGATCGCCGCCGAAGTCGATGCGGCGGTCGACACCTTCTATCGCGCCTGGGGTCCCGAGCGCCGGGCCTGACCCCTATCGTCCGTGCAGCTTCGCCAGCGCGATCCCCGCCAGATTCTGCGCCCGACCGACATGGCGGATGCGCGGCTTGGGGCCGTCGCCCACCAGCGCCCGAAAGGCCGCCAGATGGACCGCCGCACCGCCACGCGCGCGCACCGTCCCGTTCGCTTGCGCCACCACCCCCGCCGCATCGCCGAGCAATATGAAATCCTCCAGCCCCCGCGCCCGCGCCAGCCGCAGCCCCGCGATCAGCGCCAGCCATTCGGCGTCGAGGCTGCCGCCCCGCCCGACATCGCGCTCGATATGCGCGACCCCGCCGCACACGACGGCGATCTCGATCGTCCCCGGATTCGGCCGCGCCCCGCCGTCGAAATAGATTTTGATACGGGTCTTGGTCATAGCGCTCACTTACCGCAAAGCGGCGCCATCGAGAACCGATCCTCCCTGTGCCGAAGGCATGGGGAGGGGGACCGCTCGCGAAGCGAGTGGTGGAGGGGCCAGCGACGTCGCGCCAACGCCCCTCCGTCAGCGCTTCGCGCTGCCACCTCCCCATCGCTGCGCGACAGGGAGGATTTCCTCAGAACTTCCCGCGCACCGAGAAAGCGAAGACCGGCCCGATCAGCCGATCGCGCTTCTCGACAAAGGCGATCGGGCTTTCGCCGCGCACCCCGGTATAGACGGTGCGGTCGCGCTTCGACCGGGCGTTGGCGGCATTGGCAAGCTGCGCCCGCACCGTCAGCCCCATCACATTCTTGTGCTCGATATAGGCCGCGGCGAACCACGGACCTTCCCACGTCTTATCGACCTGGTTGCGGCGATAATTGGGCTGGTAATGCCCATAGTTGGCGCTCGCGCCCAAGGCGATATCGCTGCCCGGGATGTCGTACCGCGTGCCCAGTTCAATCACGGTGTCAGTGAACCCGCTCCACTGACGCTTCTCCCCCGTGAACGGATCGCGCAGCGAGCTTTTCTGGACCAGCACCCGTGTCTCGAACTTCATGCCCTTGATGCCGGCGGGGTCCATGTTGATCGTCGCGGTCCAGTCGATCGCGCCGGCCTTGGCCTTGGCGATATTGCCGACCGCCTCGCCATCGACCCCGATCGGCACAACATCGACGCGGTCCTCGACGTCGCGATAGATCAGGATGACCTTGGTCGATCCCCAGGCGCCGAATTTCTTGTTGATCTCGGCCTCGTAACTCCAGTCCTGCTGGGGCCGCAGGTCGTTATTGCTCTCATTCTGGTTGCCATCGTTGAGGAAGGCGCGCGCAAGAAAATCGTAAAACGACAATTGCAGCACCCGCCGCCGGATCTTGAGCGACGCGTCGAAATCGGCGGTCGGCGTCCAGGCGAGCGACAGCGACCCCTTCGGCCGGGAAAAGGTGCGCGTCAGGCCGTTGACCCCGGTCTGGGTGATCGTCGAATGCTCGGCGCCCGCGACGATCTGGAACGACAATTTGTTCGTCAGCTTGCGCCCGAAGCTCAGCAGCCCTTCGTAGCGGTCCTCGCTGACTCCGCCGGTGCCGCCCGGAAAGGGTATGTCGACGAACACGCCATCCTCGAGCTCCGCGATCGACGCCACATTGTCGAGCGTGTTGAACGCCGCTTCCCCCGACAATTGCCAGTCGCCGCCGAACATCTTCCACTGATATTCGCCGCGTGCGATCGTCTCGCCCAAATCGCCGGTCTGCGCGAAGCGGTCGCCCTCGTCCGGCCTGCCGTCGGCAAAGGTCGTGACGATTTCCTGTGAATAGGGCTCGTGGCTGAACCGCCGCAGCCCGATCAGCTTGAGTTTGCCCGGTCCGACCCCGAACTGATAATCGCCGCTGACCTCGTAGTTCCAGCTGTCGGCATTTTCACGCACGGTGCGCAGCCGGTCGACAAGCCCGGGACCGGTGCGCACGCCATCCTCATAATAACGGTCATATTTGCGCTGATAATGGCCGCCCAGGTTCGCGACGCTGTCGCCCGCGGGGTCCCAGGTGATCCGCCCCGACAATTTGGGCGTGTCATAATGGGTGTTCCAGATATCCTTGCGCCGCTCGATGAGGTTGCCCGCCCCGTCGGTGATCAGCGTCGGGCCGCCGGCACCGCTGCGCGCCGAATCGTCGTTGTTGAGCGCCGCCTCATATTCCAGATCGCCCGACCGCCCGCGCACCGACACGTCGCCGCGAGTGAATAGCGGATCGGTGTAATGCGCCCGAAACTCGGGCTTCCACGAAAATTGGCCCGAAAAACTGTCGGCGCGATAGACGATGTTCGCGACCTGCCCCGACAATCCGGGAATATCGAGCGTCGCCCCGTCGACGATCTCGATCCGCTCGACATTGCCCGCGGGGATGCGCGACAGCTGGGTGTACATGTCGTCGCCCTTGTTCGACGGCCTTTCGCCGTTGAACAGCACATTGCCCGTCGCCTGCCCCAGCCCGCGCAGATTCTCGTTGTCGCGGATTGAAAAGCCGGGGACCTGATTGAGCATGTCATAGGCGTTCTTCGGCGCGTAGCGCGCGAAGTCGGCGGGGGAATAGACCTGCCGCGCGGTGCCGCTCGCGCCGCTGGCGGGCACTTCGGTCGCTGCGGGCGGCGGCGTGTCGCCGGTCGGCGCGTCCTGCGCCGCCACCGGCAGCGCCGCCAGTACCGCGGCCATCGCCGTCAGGCTTGCCGCCATCTTCACTGGCCGCCCCCCGTCGCCCGGTTCATCGCCCTGGCATAGTCGCCGGTGACGCCCATCGCCTTCATCCCCACCACATCCTCGACGTTGAGCGTGTCATACCCCGCCGCGACCAGTTCGCGGACATAGGCGCCGGTGACGCCCAGCGCCTTGCACGCGATCGCATCCTCGACCTCGATCAGCTTCAGCGGCGCCTGCTTGAGGTCGCGGACATAATCGGGGGTCACCCCCAGCGCCGCCGCGGCGATCAAATCATTGCTGTCCTTCGGCTTCACCCCTTCGCGCGTCAGCCCGTCGGCGAGCGTCAGCGTCGCGTCGACCATCAGCATCGCGAGCAGGTCGCCGCGCTTCTCGGGCGCCAGCCCGCGGGCCGCGAGTTCGCGCTCGAACCCGGCATCGGGGGTGAAATCGCACCGCCCCTGCCCCTTGTGCACCGCGGTCAGCGTGCCCGTGCATTCGAGCGATCCCGCCGCATGCCGCACCGCAAAGCGGACCGGACCGGTCCCGCCCAGCGCGCTGCGCGCCGCGGCGAATTCGGGGCGCGCGCCGTCGAGCGCGATGTCGCTGTTCGAATTCTTCTGGCGCAGGCGCAGCACCGGCTGGTCGCCGGCGCCGTCGGCCGGCTTCACGTCCCAGGCGATCGCGCCCGTTTCCTGCGCCGCGGCGGTCGCGGGCTCGCCCGGTCCGGCGCAGGCCAGCACCGACATCAGGGCCAGGCTCGACGCGATAATCATGCTCTTCATGGCTACACTCCTCCCTCGTGCGCCGGACGAGCGTCATCGCTCGCCGCCGCAGCGACGTTTCAACACAGACTTTCGATCAGTGGCCGCCAGGGTCGGACGAATGTCCGGGCGTCAGCGGCCGGTTGGGCCGGACCGGAGTCCGGGGATCAATCTTCGGGCGGTTCCGGCGGCTGCGGTGCTTCGGGGATTTCGATCCGCGCGACCCGGCCGTCGGCCGACCGCGCCTCGATCACCCCGCCGGGGCCAACCCGCACCGTCGCCGCCTTGTCGCCCTTGTCGCCTTTGCCGCCCTTCGGCCCCTTCGCGACAAAGGGTCGCCGCGGCGCCGACACCGCGCGCAACGCGATCGCATCGTCGGGGGTGCGCAGCACCACACCGGCCTTGCGCATCTCGCGAATATAGGCGCCGTCGACCCCCATCGCGCGCATCCCGGTCAGGTCGTCGAGTCCGACGCCGGGGAAATAGGACTGGATTTCGCGGGCATAGGCGGCATCGACCCCGACCGACGCGGCACCGATCATGTCGCCGACGTCGGATCCGGGGAACAACCGGCGCATCTGGCCGATATAGGCGGCGTCGACCCCGCTCGCCTTCGCCGCGATCACATCGTCGGCATCGACCGACCAGCGTTCGTCCTGCATCTGGCGGACGTCCTCGGGGGTCACGCCGACCGCACGCATGCCGATCAGCTGCTCGGGGGTCAGCGGCTTGCCGGCCGCGGCGGCCTCGGCCTCCTTCTCGGCAACGGCCTGGGCAGCGACGGCCGTCCGCGCCGACGCCCGGGCGGTTTCGCGCGATGCGACCGCGACGGCGCGGGACTCCTCCGCCGCCTGCCGCGCTTCGGGTGCGGTCGCCGAAAAGGCGGCGAGCGGCACCGTCAGCCCGACCAGCAGCATCAGGCTGCCGAACATCCAGCCGCCACTCGCCGGACCGCGCTTCAGGCTGCCGTCGAGCACGCGGGTGATCCGCCGCTTCAGGCTACTCTTGGCGGGTGCGACGCCATGCGCCGCGATCAGCGTCGCCTTATTGTCGTGGCGCGCCGCGCCGACCAGCAGCGTCGCATAATCGGGGCCGTCGATGTCGGCCATCAGCACCGCATCGTCGGCGGCTTCCTCGCGGAGCTGGTGGCTCTCGCGCGCCAGCATCCATACAAAGGGACTGAACCAGAACACCGCACAGGCGACCCGCGCGCCGAGCAGTTTCGCCCAGTCGAGCCGTGCGACATGCGCCAGTTCATGCGCGATGATCGCCTCGGCCTCGCCGGTCGCCGCGACCGCCTTCGGGCTGAGCACGATCGTCGGGCGCAGCACGCCCCAGCTGATCGGCGAGCGCAATTCCTCGCTCACCAGCAGCGCGGTGCCATGCTTGAAGCCCATGCGGCGCTGCGCCTCGGCGAGCGCCGACAGCCACGACGGCTGCACCAGCACCTCGGCGCGGCCGCGCATCGCGAACAGGCGGACGACCGCGAGCAGCATCACTCCAAACAGCAGGACGAGCGGGACCGCATAGAGAAAGGGGGCAATATCGCCCAGCGATGGCAATACGACCGGCGGCGACCCGGTCGCCCCCGCCGCGACAGGGACTGACGTCGCGGCGGGGGCGGCCAGGTCGGCCACCGGCCCCCCCGTTGTCGAAAGGTCGCCCGCGGCCAGCGCCACCGGGGCCGCGTCGGCGAACCACGCGGCGGGCAGCGGCGCCCATTGGGGCATCAACAGGATCGCGGCGGGCAGCGCGAGCAGGGCGAACAGCCCGCTGTGCGCGATCATCGACCGCTCGCTCGACGAGCGCGACCGCGCGAGGCGCAGCAGCAACAGCGTGACGCCGGCGATCGCGGCGGATTTCCAAGCAAAGCCCAGCAGCATGTTGGCATCGAGCATCATTTCGCCCTCCCTTCGCGCGCCTGCGCGATCAGTTTTTCCAGTTCATCGAGTTCGGATCCGCTCATCTCGTCCTGCATGCCGAGCAGCGCCGCGGCGGCGCTCGTCGCCGATCCGTTGAAGAACACGCGCACCACCTGCCCCAGCGCCGACTTGCTCGCCGCCTTCTCGGGGACGCTCGGCGCATAGAGAAAGCCGCGCTCCGATTGTTCGCGCGCGACGAAGCCCTTGCCCTCGAGCCTTTTCAGCATCGCGCGGATCGCCGACCCCGACAGCTCGTCGGGCATCGCCTCGCCGATCTCGGTGACCGTCGAGGCGCCGCGCTCGTACAGGATATCGACAATCTCGCGTTCCCGCGGGGGCAGACTGGACAGCATTCGAATCACCTCATGCGCTACATTTGTAGCGTGCTACATTTGTAGCGCCACCTTGGCAAGGGGTTTTATTCGAGTAAGACAGTGGAAGCCGGCGGCGGCCGGGATGGCGGGGCGGGAGTAACCAGGCATGGCGGGGAAATGGACCTTCGGGACGGGGCGACTACTGGCGCTGGTGGCCGCTTTGGCCGCGCTCCCGGGCTGCGACCGGGCACCGAAGAAGCCAGTCGTCGAGACCGCGGCGGCGCCCGCGACATCGTCATCGCGGGCCGAAATCTTCGGCCGGCTCGCCGACACCTTCGTCGCGTCGGAGACCTATCCGACGGGCAACATGATTTTCTACGCCCCGCCGAAAGCTTATGGAAGCTGGCTCTGCCGCGTGGACAAAATCTCGATTCCCGAATGGATCGCGCGCGGACGTCCCAAGAGCGAAGGCGAAAAGTGGAAAGACGACATCGCGGTCGAAACCTATTATGCCGCATGGCGGTCCCCCGCCGAAGGCAATGATGATGATCGCGAGGCGGCTTGT is drawn from Sphingopyxis sp. OPL5 and contains these coding sequences:
- a CDS encoding TetR/AcrR family transcriptional regulator — translated: MIPDSTTTLDDAAAARRKAFVDAARALFLANGYSGTTMSSIAAKVGGSKTTLWTYFPSKEDLFAAVVDEIVGEYGTALHVDLPVDQPVVEVLTRFGNVLMAALVTTPLLSLFRLVVGEAERFPHLAETFYERGPRRGKARAAIWVAAKMARGELRTGDPMQAVRHFAGLCQSGIYQHAVLGLPEGRETDRIAAEVDAAVDTFYRAWGPERRA
- a CDS encoding reverse transcriptase-like protein, translated to MTKTRIKIYFDGGARPNPGTIEIAVVCGGVAHIERDVGRGGSLDAEWLALIAGLRLARARGLEDFILLGDAAGVVAQANGTVRARGGAAVHLAAFRALVGDGPKPRIRHVGRAQNLAGIALAKLHGR
- a CDS encoding TonB-dependent receptor plug domain-containing protein, translating into MAASLTAMAAVLAALPVAAQDAPTGDTPPPAATEVPASGASGTARQVYSPADFARYAPKNAYDMLNQVPGFSIRDNENLRGLGQATGNVLFNGERPSNKGDDMYTQLSRIPAGNVERIEIVDGATLDIPGLSGQVANIVYRADSFSGQFSWKPEFRAHYTDPLFTRGDVSVRGRSGDLEYEAALNNDDSARSGAGGPTLITDGAGNLIERRKDIWNTHYDTPKLSGRITWDPAGDSVANLGGHYQRKYDRYYEDGVRTGPGLVDRLRTVRENADSWNYEVSGDYQFGVGPGKLKLIGLRRFSHEPYSQEIVTTFADGRPDEGDRFAQTGDLGETIARGEYQWKMFGGDWQLSGEAAFNTLDNVASIAELEDGVFVDIPFPGGTGGVSEDRYEGLLSFGRKLTNKLSFQIVAGAEHSTITQTGVNGLTRTFSRPKGSLSLAWTPTADFDASLKIRRRVLQLSFYDFLARAFLNDGNQNESNNDLRPQQDWSYEAEINKKFGAWGSTKVILIYRDVEDRVDVVPIGVDGEAVGNIAKAKAGAIDWTATINMDPAGIKGMKFETRVLVQKSSLRDPFTGEKRQWSGFTDTVIELGTRYDIPGSDIALGASANYGHYQPNYRRNQVDKTWEGPWFAAAYIEHKNVMGLTVRAQLANAANARSKRDRTVYTGVRGESPIAFVEKRDRLIGPVFAFSVRGKF
- a CDS encoding M56 family metallopeptidase yields the protein MMLDANMLLGFAWKSAAIAGVTLLLLRLARSRSSSERSMIAHSGLFALLALPAAILLMPQWAPLPAAWFADAAPVALAAGDLSTTGGPVADLAAPAATSVPVAAGATGSPPVVLPSLGDIAPFLYAVPLVLLFGVMLLAVVRLFAMRGRAEVLVQPSWLSALAEAQRRMGFKHGTALLVSEELRSPISWGVLRPTIVLSPKAVAATGEAEAIIAHELAHVARLDWAKLLGARVACAVFWFSPFVWMLARESHQLREEAADDAVLMADIDGPDYATLLVGAARHDNKATLIAAHGVAPAKSSLKRRITRVLDGSLKRGPASGGWMFGSLMLLVGLTVPLAAFSATAPEARQAAEESRAVAVASRETARASARTAVAAQAVAEKEAEAAAAGKPLTPEQLIGMRAVGVTPEDVRQMQDERWSVDADDVIAAKASGVDAAYIGQMRRLFPGSDVGDMIGAASVGVDAAYAREIQSYFPGVGLDDLTGMRAMGVDGAYIREMRKAGVVLRTPDDAIALRAVSAPRRPFVAKGPKGGKGDKGDKAATVRVGPGGVIEARSADGRVARIEIPEAPQPPEPPED
- a CDS encoding BlaI/MecI/CopY family transcriptional regulator — encoded protein: MLSSLPPREREIVDILYERGASTVTEIGEAMPDELSGSAIRAMLKRLEGKGFVAREQSERGFLYAPSVPEKAASKSALGQVVRVFFNGSATSAAAALLGMQDEMSGSELDELEKLIAQAREGRAK